From Calothrix sp. PCC 6303, a single genomic window includes:
- a CDS encoding phycobiliprotein lyase yields MIFSPPMTMMDFFRKSEGIWYIQRTVHNFDLTADESGESKIHVQVINQRDPRIKLVCEPQGIDSAIASGGASFMWQAHEENSKEPDPDKAAVLVDVPDDETGRSGKLLRNQGYVERIPVISRYWFGQDGILTIDTEYENNQGQERCWFINDDFRVRVSTIRMMNGVYLMTYCSERRCVSDTDLKNLLEQNLVRASASTTQHQ; encoded by the coding sequence ATGATATTTTCACCACCAATGACGATGATGGATTTTTTTCGCAAAAGCGAAGGAATTTGGTATATCCAACGCACAGTACATAATTTTGATCTGACAGCAGATGAGTCAGGAGAATCGAAAATTCATGTACAAGTTATTAATCAAAGGGATCCACGGATCAAATTAGTTTGTGAGCCACAAGGGATCGATAGTGCGATCGCATCTGGAGGAGCGAGCTTTATGTGGCAAGCCCATGAAGAAAATAGTAAGGAACCTGATCCTGATAAAGCGGCGGTATTAGTTGATGTACCAGATGATGAAACGGGACGATCTGGCAAGCTGCTTAGGAACCAAGGCTACGTAGAACGAATTCCTGTAATTAGCCGTTACTGGTTTGGTCAGGATGGAATTTTAACCATTGATACTGAATATGAAAATAACCAAGGGCAAGAGCGCTGCTGGTTCATTAACGATGATTTTCGGGTACGAGTCAGCACCATCAGAATGATGAACGGCGTATATTTAATGACCTACTGTTCTGAAAGACGCTGTGTCTCGGATACCGATTTAAAAAATCTACTTGAGCAGAATTTAGTCAGAGCCTCGGCAAGCACAACGCAGCATCAGTGA
- a CDS encoding pentapeptide repeat-containing protein, whose translation MSELQSITGRQPQRSPQDVLAAIKIGEALIQADLYQIDLTGFDLQNSNLSGATLIRANLSQANLTASNLSASDLRGASLSKTILREANLQGACLYRADLSGADLTGANLMDATMKGARYDSQTIFPEGFMYKTSGAIGPRANLNGEPLNVCNLRNADLQEANLLGAYLSGADLTGANLRSARLVQADLRKCFLTGAFLRNARMNGANLSGVDLRAADLTGADFEDFESIAGADFSYVQGLTPEKRTRLLCRATKELETLHPITLKTTLESLSLILP comes from the coding sequence ATGTCAGAATTGCAATCGATAACAGGCAGACAGCCTCAGAGAAGCCCACAAGATGTTCTAGCAGCGATTAAAATTGGCGAGGCTTTAATTCAAGCAGACCTCTACCAAATAGATCTCACTGGATTCGACTTACAAAACTCTAATTTATCTGGAGCAACGCTGATTCGAGCGAATCTGAGTCAAGCGAATCTTACGGCATCCAATTTGAGTGCATCTGATCTTCGAGGAGCAAGTTTAAGCAAAACTATCCTGCGAGAAGCTAACCTACAGGGAGCTTGTTTGTATCGAGCAGATCTAAGTGGTGCTGATCTGACTGGTGCCAATTTAATGGACGCAACAATGAAAGGTGCCAGGTATGACAGCCAAACTATCTTTCCAGAAGGATTTATGTATAAAACATCTGGAGCAATTGGACCGAGAGCCAACTTAAACGGAGAGCCTTTAAATGTTTGCAATTTACGCAATGCGGATCTTCAGGAAGCGAATCTTTTGGGTGCATATCTAAGTGGAGCCGATTTAACGGGAGCAAATTTGCGCTCGGCGCGTTTGGTTCAAGCTGACTTGCGAAAGTGCTTTTTGACAGGGGCTTTTTTGCGTAATGCCAGGATGAATGGAGCAAATCTGTCTGGGGTTGATTTGCGGGCAGCTGATCTGACAGGTGCGGATTTTGAAGATTTTGAAAGTATTGCTGGAGCAGACTTTAGCTATGTCCAAGGACTTACCCCAGAAAAGCGAACACGTCTGCTTTGCCGAGCTACCAAAGAGTTGGAAACCTTGCATCCAATAACGCTGAAGACAACTTTAGAAAGTTTGAGCCTAATTCTACCATAA
- a CDS encoding NblA/ycf18 family protein, whose protein sequence is MEFPTQLSIEQQFRLQTLKEQVKSLSQQEAQDFLLEVLRQMMVKDNLVRHLIKQA, encoded by the coding sequence ATGGAATTCCCAACCCAATTAAGCATAGAGCAGCAGTTTCGCTTGCAAACGCTCAAAGAACAAGTGAAAAGTCTCAGCCAACAAGAAGCTCAGGACTTTTTGCTAGAAGTGTTACGGCAGATGATGGTGAAAGACAATTTGGTGAGACACTTAATCAAACAAGCATGA
- a CDS encoding 5-formyltetrahydrofolate cyclo-ligase — translation MNKQELRRNLLKKRQLMTQQEWKEKSDRISAQLLDFPLFQEAKTILAYFSFRQEPDLSCLYKNYHHRKIWGFPRCEGKSLIWHIWKPGDALQTGAYGISEPDIQNPLIKSAEVDLILVPSVACDALGYRLGYGGGYYDRLLSSPQWKNPVTMGIVFEFAYFPELPIEAWDQPLNYICTDTGIKIQN, via the coding sequence ATGAATAAACAAGAATTGCGGCGTAATCTGCTAAAAAAACGTCAGTTGATGACACAGCAAGAGTGGAAAGAAAAGAGCGATCGCATTTCTGCCCAATTACTAGATTTTCCGTTGTTTCAGGAAGCTAAAACCATTTTGGCTTATTTCAGTTTTCGTCAAGAACCTGATTTAAGTTGTTTGTATAAAAATTATCACCATCGAAAAATCTGGGGTTTTCCTCGCTGTGAAGGTAAAAGTTTAATTTGGCATATCTGGAAACCTGGAGATGCTTTACAAACTGGTGCTTATGGGATTAGTGAACCTGATATTCAGAACCCTTTAATTAAATCTGCTGAAGTTGATCTAATTCTAGTTCCATCTGTTGCTTGCGATGCGCTCGGCTACCGTTTAGGCTATGGTGGCGGTTACTATGATCGTTTGTTAAGTTCACCACAATGGAAAAATCCGGTAACTATGGGAATCGTCTTTGAATTTGCCTATTTCCCTGAGTTACCCATCGAAGCTTGGGATCAACCCTTAAATTATATTTGTACTGATACGGGAATCAAGATTCAAAACTAA
- a CDS encoding HEAT repeat domain-containing protein → MTTDALFDKLKHPNPHIRDRAMVEIVETRDENTISRLIGILDDDDVVYRRAAVKLLGLLEMDVVSPLVDALLHSENVTVRGSAAKALAQVAINYPDQPFPEVGLQGLKTAINDPNPVVHIASVMALGQMGSPAFDILVESLTTTDNVAVQVVIVNALASLGDPRCTEILTTFANDESVDSYVRESAVSALARLDLVMKNQRK, encoded by the coding sequence ATGACAACAGATGCTCTTTTTGACAAACTAAAACACCCGAATCCTCACATTAGAGACCGGGCAATGGTAGAAATTGTTGAAACCCGTGACGAAAATACAATTAGTCGTTTAATAGGTATTTTAGACGATGATGATGTAGTGTATCGTCGCGCTGCTGTCAAGCTTCTGGGATTATTGGAAATGGATGTTGTATCCCCCTTAGTAGATGCTTTGCTTCACAGTGAAAATGTGACTGTACGAGGTAGCGCCGCTAAAGCTTTGGCTCAGGTAGCAATCAATTATCCCGATCAGCCTTTCCCCGAAGTAGGTTTACAGGGTTTAAAGACGGCAATTAATGACCCTAATCCGGTTGTTCATATCGCTTCAGTGATGGCTTTAGGTCAGATGGGTTCGCCTGCATTTGATATTTTGGTAGAATCTTTGACAACTACAGACAATGTGGCAGTACAGGTGGTCATTGTTAATGCCCTAGCTTCTCTAGGAGATCCACGCTGTACTGAAATTCTCACGACTTTTGCTAATGATGAATCGGTGGATTCCTATGTGCGGGAGTCAGCTGTAAGTGCTTTAGCTCGTTTGGATTTAGTCATGAAGAATCAGAGAAAATAG
- a CDS encoding carbohydrate ABC transporter permease, with the protein MTNSQVRNSQLKIAGTYLLLSAIAFATLFPLLWLIGTALKSQSENIFQSPPQLLPSQPTLDNFITVWQSNPLGQYLLNSTVIAVVTVILNLIFCALAAYPLARLSFPGRDWIFILIVSTIMIPFQILMIPLYILTVQLGLLKREFGEFGTYLAVIFPSLASAFGIFLLRQAFSSVPKEIEEAARMDGCSELGIWWFIMLPAIRPALITLAIFVFIGSWSDFLWPLIVIQNENLYTLPLGIAKLAGTFSLDWRLVAAGSVISIIPAMGLFLFLQKYIVPTDAGSSVKG; encoded by the coding sequence ATGACTAATTCTCAAGTGCGAAATTCCCAACTGAAGATAGCTGGTACCTATTTGTTGCTGAGTGCGATCGCATTCGCCACGCTCTTCCCATTATTATGGCTAATTGGCACGGCACTCAAATCCCAATCGGAAAATATATTTCAATCACCACCCCAACTTTTACCTAGCCAACCAACACTTGATAACTTTATTACGGTGTGGCAAAGCAACCCCTTGGGGCAATATCTCCTCAACAGCACTGTGATTGCCGTGGTGACTGTTATTCTCAACTTAATATTTTGCGCTTTAGCAGCTTATCCCCTCGCCAGATTATCATTTCCCGGTAGAGATTGGATTTTCATCCTCATCGTCTCAACCATCATGATTCCATTTCAAATCTTGATGATTCCCCTCTATATCCTGACTGTGCAGTTAGGTTTACTGAAGCGAGAATTTGGTGAATTTGGCACCTATTTAGCAGTAATTTTCCCTAGTTTAGCCAGTGCTTTTGGAATTTTCCTCCTCCGTCAAGCATTTTCCAGTGTCCCTAAAGAAATAGAGGAAGCTGCAAGAATGGATGGTTGTTCTGAACTAGGAATCTGGTGGTTTATTATGTTACCAGCAATTCGTCCAGCCCTAATTACCCTGGCAATATTTGTATTTATCGGTTCCTGGAGTGACTTTCTTTGGCCCCTCATTGTCATCCAAAACGAAAATCTATACACTTTACCTTTAGGGATTGCCAAGCTTGCAGGAACATTTTCCCTGGATTGGCGTTTAGTGGCTGCTGGTTCGGTAATTTCTATAATTCCAGCAATGGGATTATTTTTATTTCTGCAAAAATATATCGTCCCAACTGATGCGGGTAGCAGTGTAAAGGGTTAA
- a CDS encoding phycobiliprotein lyase, producing the protein MDAMEFFRLSAGRWKSTRATHHLAFKRSETGESEIQVETLDADDPEIISLCQMHEVDPNLSVGGSRVRWLGTMAWDREGEENHEGKTIFAIVPDADNPRQGKLLRERGYAEIMPVVGEFHMDEEDGLVLTTDYETMSSIERFWFAGPNMRMRTSTVKRFGGFSTASYCVESRVDAEVETPNLDADAQLQSSSVLGW; encoded by the coding sequence ATGGACGCAATGGAATTTTTTCGATTGAGTGCTGGAAGATGGAAGTCTACAAGGGCAACACACCACCTAGCATTTAAACGTTCGGAAACAGGTGAATCGGAAATTCAGGTAGAAACTTTAGATGCAGACGATCCGGAAATTATCAGCCTTTGTCAAATGCACGAAGTTGATCCTAATTTATCGGTGGGGGGTTCACGGGTACGTTGGCTAGGAACAATGGCTTGGGATCGAGAAGGAGAGGAAAACCACGAAGGTAAAACGATTTTTGCAATCGTTCCCGATGCAGATAACCCTCGTCAAGGCAAATTATTACGGGAACGTGGGTATGCAGAGATCATGCCTGTTGTTGGAGAATTTCACATGGATGAAGAAGATGGTTTAGTACTAACCACTGACTACGAAACCATGAGTTCCATTGAGAGATTTTGGTTTGCTGGTCCCAATATGCGGATGCGAACTAGTACAGTGAAACGCTTTGGAGGTTTTAGCACAGCCTCTTACTGTGTTGAAAGCCGTGTTGATGCTGAAGTTGAGACACCGAACTTAGATGCAGATGCTCAATTACAATCTTCGTCTGTATTGGGTTGGTAA
- a CDS encoding HEAT repeat domain-containing protein yields MSNTSNAPVESEQASLQLAIAQTDALLKEVNEQMTLGTFDSENKEVLARLVESLGDTRGLVRLRCAETLGEIGKPATPFLLEALANHPNVVVRRAAAKTLTLIADPVTVPNLLHAFLNDEDTVVRGSSVGAMARIGEPSVTSLLEILADSNLPESTKGHAAWALAFIGAEAKEYLYKALDSDSVDVRCAVIGAIAKVAQEEPKADLFEILIKALTDSNVDVRCEAAAVLGNLAYQPAMPNLIELLDYQDGDSRKSAALALMKMSDRAALEPLNNALVKETETGVQNVIKLAISQIEKSLLDQ; encoded by the coding sequence ATGAGTAATACATCTAACGCCCCAGTTGAATCTGAGCAAGCTTCCTTACAACTAGCGATCGCTCAAACCGATGCTTTACTAAAAGAGGTCAACGAACAAATGACCCTCGGTACTTTTGATTCAGAAAATAAAGAAGTTTTGGCGCGTCTGGTGGAAAGCTTGGGAGATACCAGAGGTCTAGTTCGTCTACGATGTGCTGAAACTCTAGGAGAAATTGGCAAACCTGCAACGCCTTTTCTGTTAGAAGCCCTAGCTAATCATCCCAATGTGGTAGTCAGACGGGCAGCAGCGAAAACCCTAACCTTGATTGCCGATCCTGTTACTGTACCCAATTTACTCCATGCTTTCCTCAATGATGAAGATACAGTAGTTAGGGGGTCTTCCGTTGGTGCGATGGCAAGAATTGGGGAACCTTCGGTTACTTCCCTATTGGAGATTTTAGCAGATAGTAATTTGCCAGAAAGTACCAAAGGTCATGCTGCTTGGGCTTTAGCCTTTATTGGAGCAGAAGCAAAGGAATATTTATACAAAGCCCTAGATTCGGATTCTGTGGATGTTCGCTGTGCAGTAATTGGCGCGATCGCTAAAGTTGCTCAGGAGGAACCGAAAGCAGATTTATTCGAGATTTTAATCAAAGCTCTTACTGATAGTAACGTGGATGTACGTTGTGAAGCCGCAGCCGTCTTAGGGAATTTAGCTTATCAACCCGCCATGCCAAATCTCATTGAGTTATTGGATTATCAGGATGGGGACAGTCGTAAATCAGCCGCATTAGCGTTAATGAAAATGAGCGATCGCGCTGCCTTAGAACCCCTAAATAATGCGTTAGTCAAGGAAACTGAAACAGGGGTTCAAAATGTCATCAAACTGGCAATTTCTCAAATTGAGAAATCACTTCTTGATCAGTAA